One Bradyrhizobium zhanjiangense DNA segment encodes these proteins:
- the istA gene encoding IS21 family transposase → MRHVRDVMRLRAAGLSIREIGRRVGAVPSTVRLTIRRFEAAGLSWPLADDITDAVLEERLFAGVGTKPGQRRRAEPDWAAIHRELKRKHVTLSILWEEYIASEPDGYRYSRFCELYRAWESRLSVTMRQSHAAGDKLFVDYAGDGIPVVIDGLTGKRRTAQIFVAVLGASSLTYAQATWTQGLADWISGHVGAFEAIGGVPALVVPDNAKTAVIKACFYDPQINRSYAEMAAHYGTAILPARPRRPRDKAKVEQAVLVIERWLIGGLRHRIFHSLAELNAAIANMLRRLNDERPIRRLGVTRRQLFNEIDRPALNALPEAPYVFAEWRICRVSIDYHVDVGDHYYSVPHRFVRAEVEVRLTARTVEIFHKGERIAAHQRMSGNHKHTTVPEHMASSHRRYAGWTIERIRQDAAAIGPATTALCNLILDERPHPEQGFRACLGIIRLARSYGGDRLEAAATRAIDIGARTYGSVKSILANNLDRRPAHRPADGIAIVHPNIRGPRYYN, encoded by the coding sequence ATGCGCCACGTGCGCGATGTGATGAGGCTGAGGGCAGCCGGGCTTTCGATCCGGGAGATCGGGCGGCGGGTCGGGGCGGTGCCCTCGACGGTGCGGCTGACGATCCGCCGGTTCGAGGCGGCGGGACTGAGCTGGCCGCTTGCGGACGACATTACGGACGCGGTTCTGGAGGAGCGGCTGTTTGCCGGCGTCGGCACCAAGCCAGGCCAGAGGCGGCGCGCGGAGCCCGACTGGGCGGCCATCCATCGCGAGCTCAAGCGCAAGCACGTAACGCTGTCGATCCTCTGGGAGGAATATATCGCCAGCGAGCCGGACGGCTACCGATATAGCCGCTTCTGTGAACTCTACAGAGCCTGGGAAAGCCGCCTGTCGGTGACGATGCGCCAGTCGCACGCCGCCGGCGACAAGCTGTTCGTGGACTATGCGGGCGACGGCATCCCTGTCGTGATCGATGGCCTCACCGGCAAGCGGCGCACTGCGCAGATCTTCGTCGCGGTGCTGGGCGCGTCGAGCCTCACCTATGCACAGGCGACCTGGACGCAAGGCTTGGCCGACTGGATCAGCGGCCATGTCGGTGCGTTCGAGGCGATCGGCGGCGTGCCTGCGCTGGTCGTGCCTGACAATGCCAAGACGGCCGTGATCAAGGCGTGCTTCTACGATCCCCAGATCAACCGCAGCTACGCCGAGATGGCAGCGCATTATGGCACGGCGATCCTGCCGGCGCGGCCGCGACGCCCGCGCGACAAGGCCAAGGTCGAGCAGGCGGTACTGGTGATCGAGCGCTGGCTGATCGGAGGCCTGCGCCACCGCATCTTCCACAGCCTCGCCGAGCTCAACGCAGCCATCGCAAATATGTTGCGCAGGCTCAACGACGAACGCCCGATCCGCCGGCTCGGCGTGACGCGCCGGCAATTGTTCAACGAGATCGATCGACCGGCACTGAACGCATTGCCCGAGGCCCCTTACGTCTTCGCGGAGTGGCGTATCTGCCGTGTCAGCATCGACTATCACGTCGACGTCGGAGACCACTACTACAGCGTTCCGCACCGCTTCGTCCGCGCCGAGGTCGAGGTGCGGCTCACCGCACGTACTGTGGAGATCTTCCACAAGGGCGAGCGGATCGCCGCGCATCAGCGCATGAGCGGCAACCACAAGCACACTACGGTGCCCGAGCACATGGCCTCAAGTCATCGGCGCTACGCCGGCTGGACCATCGAGCGGATCCGCCAGGATGCCGCGGCGATCGGGCCCGCGACCACGGCGCTGTGCAATCTCATTCTCGACGAGCGGCCGCATCCTGAGCAGGGCTTCCGCGCCTGCCTCGGCATCATCCGGCTCGCTCGATCCTATGGAGGCGACCGGCTTGAAGCTGCTGCCACACGCGCGATCGACATCGGCGCGCGCACCTACGGCTCGGTCAAATCCATCCTCGCCAACAACCTCGATCGTCGTCCCGCACACAGGCCCGCGGACGGGATTGCGATCGTCCATCCCAACATCCGCGGGCCGCGCTACTACAATTAG
- a CDS encoding class I tRNA ligase family protein yields MKKLRENVAARHFNASKFSIERGGSTSFDCHADHEMLFVFSGLGEVTYGDGTLSTEQLTPGDMILMPPFAAHLIKNTGAETLVMGNVWWEDRQTIDERVKAPKSERRLRVVLPSFTTPNGRMHLGHLAGPVVAADIFTRAQRTLGFDCYQLCGSLGFQTHVGITAAREGRSYRETSRMYSDDFLANYRLLKIDFDVFATLDELPRFEEIAREFLSALDACGHLIEKTTRVPYCEHGHGYLFEANVRGLCPHCGGKISSECENCGLFVPDEELVDPVCNHCDRPAAWRPLKRMFVPLEPHRAVLERLLMSGAYVGKMPDFVAKVLQHKLPSIPLGISSSEGIALPFRGQEDLKLYSAVELVPRFLTAQDMLASSAELGSAEIELALFFGSDNAYLRCIIFPILLHLFNASRFRIVGFFANEFYQLDGYKFSTSRGHVIYADDLIRQGIPADWLRLYVCYTRPAVAATSFSFGEAFDWIERRRRRLASVIQIISNAVETHHRGTVPEPGTWERLHRAFYQQLCERRHEGGRLFSVEGFEPRQIAELIDRLLRDLDRFAVESLHARYHPGIERAACALSLVGLRLWATLAWPVMPELCSAVLERLGSRETPCLNRALQWVPAGRSFDIGGWAA; encoded by the coding sequence ATGAAAAAGCTGCGCGAGAACGTGGCTGCCCGCCATTTCAACGCGTCGAAGTTCTCGATCGAGAGAGGCGGGTCCACAAGCTTTGACTGCCATGCCGATCACGAGATGCTGTTCGTGTTCTCCGGCCTCGGCGAGGTCACCTATGGTGACGGAACGCTTTCCACGGAGCAGCTCACCCCCGGAGACATGATACTGATGCCGCCGTTCGCTGCCCATCTTATAAAGAACACAGGAGCAGAAACCCTTGTGATGGGAAATGTGTGGTGGGAGGACCGGCAGACCATTGACGAACGGGTCAAGGCACCGAAAAGCGAGCGCCGTCTGCGCGTGGTTCTGCCAAGCTTTACGACACCCAATGGACGCATGCATCTCGGCCATCTGGCCGGGCCGGTCGTCGCAGCTGACATATTTACCCGTGCGCAACGGACACTCGGGTTCGATTGTTACCAGCTTTGTGGCTCATTGGGCTTTCAGACGCATGTGGGGATAACCGCTGCGCGCGAAGGCCGAAGCTATCGTGAAACGTCGCGAATGTACTCGGATGATTTCCTCGCCAATTACCGTCTGCTGAAAATAGATTTCGATGTGTTCGCGACGCTGGATGAGCTTCCGCGGTTCGAAGAGATCGCGCGCGAGTTCTTGAGCGCCCTGGACGCCTGCGGCCATCTGATCGAGAAAACCACTCGCGTTCCGTACTGTGAGCATGGGCACGGATACCTGTTTGAAGCAAACGTGCGAGGCTTATGTCCGCACTGCGGCGGAAAAATAAGCTCGGAATGTGAAAACTGCGGGCTGTTTGTGCCTGATGAAGAACTGGTGGATCCGGTGTGCAATCACTGCGACCGCCCAGCTGCATGGCGCCCGCTAAAGCGCATGTTCGTGCCACTAGAGCCGCATCGGGCCGTGCTCGAGCGGCTCTTGATGTCGGGGGCCTACGTCGGCAAAATGCCGGATTTCGTCGCCAAGGTGCTGCAGCACAAGCTACCGAGCATTCCACTCGGAATCTCTTCATCGGAGGGAATCGCTCTCCCGTTCCGCGGGCAAGAGGACCTGAAGCTCTATTCGGCTGTTGAGCTCGTCCCCCGCTTCTTGACGGCACAGGATATGCTAGCCTCCAGCGCGGAACTCGGCTCGGCCGAAATAGAGCTTGCGCTGTTCTTTGGCTCCGACAACGCGTATCTGCGCTGCATCATCTTCCCGATTTTGCTGCACCTGTTTAATGCCAGCAGATTTCGCATCGTGGGGTTTTTTGCCAACGAATTCTACCAACTTGACGGCTACAAGTTCTCCACCTCTCGGGGCCATGTCATATATGCCGATGATCTCATTCGCCAGGGAATTCCCGCCGACTGGCTGCGCTTATATGTTTGCTATACGCGTCCTGCGGTTGCCGCGACGAGCTTTAGCTTTGGTGAAGCGTTTGATTGGATCGAACGGCGCCGCAGACGACTCGCATCCGTCATTCAGATCATCAGCAACGCCGTCGAAACGCATCACCGTGGGACAGTGCCTGAGCCCGGCACTTGGGAGCGCCTGCATCGCGCATTTTATCAGCAGCTTTGCGAGCGCCGGCATGAGGGCGGGCGGCTATTCTCCGTCGAAGGTTTCGAGCCGCGGCAGATCGCAGAGTTAATCGATCGCTTGCTTCGCGATCTTGACAGGTTTGCAGTAGAATCGCTGCACGCTCGCTATCATCCGGGCATCGAGCGCGCCGCTTGCGCTCTCAGTCTTGTGGGCCTGCGGCTGTGGGCGACGCTTGCCTGGCCTGTGATGCCTGAGCTGTGCAGCGCAGTCCTGGAGCGCCTCGGGAGCCGAGAAACGCCATGTCTGAACCGCGCCTTGCAGTGGGTTCCCGCCGGGCGGTCCTTTGACATCGGAGGCTGGGCTGCATGA
- a CDS encoding MFS transporter produces the protein MLKLKPAQRKFCNVFALNFLNNYGYFAPLSALGLYLLDRSLSAAQVGTLLLLLSASGRASRAVLAPLLDRMPARYGLTIAYLVMGAGHIMVAESAAPVGTALGLVLVGTSYGTCSLLLRLITVHLAEDRSVRLTLAKFAVGTNIAATLGPLLSSLLYVQIAPNAPFLFTGVVMLLAGLLCHVSLGKGLHVPDRPGSWWKPLLQSITRSDLRLVFIATAFTWFALAQIFSFAPIVLGRLLAGPQIVWTIAALNAALVVGASIPLMKTLDRAHADDVDMLILSAILITACFALLSVLLNLFTLYVAVALLTVVEIVALPSLSVLLVRNTPGRDHLALLGINAVAMGVGEALGTFAGALLSTSGLQNTFAFAAIAALYALGTIWLYSFRGEMLGRKPTQDGVDLG, from the coding sequence ATGCTGAAGCTGAAACCCGCGCAGCGAAAATTCTGCAATGTATTTGCTCTGAATTTCCTCAACAACTACGGCTACTTTGCGCCGCTCTCCGCGCTTGGCCTCTATCTTCTCGATCGATCCCTCTCGGCGGCTCAGGTCGGTACTCTCTTGCTGCTGCTGTCCGCTTCCGGGCGAGCCTCGCGTGCCGTGCTCGCTCCGCTGCTTGATCGCATGCCCGCCCGTTACGGTTTGACGATAGCCTATCTCGTGATGGGCGCGGGCCATATAATGGTGGCGGAGAGCGCCGCGCCTGTCGGAACCGCGCTCGGACTGGTTTTGGTCGGCACTTCTTACGGCACCTGCAGCCTCCTGCTGCGACTCATTACGGTCCACCTGGCGGAAGACCGATCAGTCCGTTTGACGCTGGCGAAGTTCGCCGTAGGAACGAATATCGCCGCCACGCTCGGACCGTTGCTCTCGAGCCTGCTGTACGTGCAAATCGCACCAAACGCTCCTTTTCTCTTCACCGGCGTGGTGATGTTATTGGCTGGACTGCTCTGCCATGTCTCGTTGGGCAAGGGTCTGCACGTTCCGGATCGCCCTGGCAGCTGGTGGAAGCCATTGCTGCAAAGCATAACGCGGTCCGACCTCCGTCTGGTATTCATTGCAACTGCCTTTACCTGGTTCGCTTTGGCCCAGATCTTCTCATTTGCACCGATAGTACTGGGACGCTTGCTGGCTGGCCCGCAGATTGTTTGGACGATTGCCGCCCTCAATGCAGCCTTGGTAGTTGGAGCATCGATCCCGTTGATGAAGACGCTCGATCGCGCGCATGCAGACGACGTCGACATGTTAATCTTATCGGCCATCCTGATAACGGCGTGCTTCGCGCTTTTATCAGTCCTTCTGAACTTGTTTACGCTCTACGTCGCCGTCGCATTGTTGACAGTTGTGGAGATTGTCGCCCTGCCATCGTTGTCTGTATTGCTCGTACGGAATACCCCAGGAAGGGATCACCTCGCCTTGCTAGGCATCAACGCTGTCGCTATGGGTGTTGGAGAAGCGCTCGGCACCTTTGCTGGCGCTCTGCTCAGCACATCAGGGCTTCAAAACACGTTTGCTTTCGCGGCGATCGCCGCCCTTTATGCCCTGGGCACGATTTGGCTTTACAGCTTTCGCGGCGAGATGCTGGGCCGGAAACCCACGCAGGACGGCGTTGACCTCGGGTAG
- a CDS encoding ATP-grasp domain-containing protein, which translates to MTEFLLYINYRRLIRESIRAFEAAHRLGYRVAVLGQPLPPELASYVDEWRQCNPASLDSLESAVAEFRNSIQIAGVVCFTETAVEACAIVAAKLRLPGLPRASVSGVRDKSILRERTQSVSGVTHRLLHNDSDLEEFIGVAGLPVIVKPLNASGSTGIYLIRESADLDVFHSSSKKIGNPTYDPTLRRKTLTFLAERYIAGQEVSVEGYVSHGEVTIVGITHKLTSDPYCLEVRHIFPADLDGEMRCMIEEKAKDCVLALRLDNASFHLEGKYDGPQFTLIEVAARPGGDYIASHLVPLALQYDFYENLARIAVGTVPLPPPAPQRVAGIHYVLAQQEGRLLGYHGLEAVLDHPWVEQAIVETSVGTHIVLPPNDFRLQRLIAVISTAPNQALLTKHLDWVSKTITPVFARE; encoded by the coding sequence ATGACGGAGTTTCTACTCTATATCAATTATCGCCGCCTCATACGAGAAAGCATTCGTGCATTCGAAGCGGCGCATCGGCTGGGTTACCGCGTTGCCGTGCTTGGTCAGCCGCTGCCGCCGGAACTTGCCAGCTATGTCGACGAGTGGCGTCAATGCAATCCGGCGAGCCTTGACTCGCTCGAGAGCGCGGTCGCGGAGTTCAGAAACTCTATCCAAATCGCCGGTGTGGTCTGCTTTACGGAAACTGCTGTCGAAGCCTGCGCCATTGTTGCCGCGAAATTGCGGCTGCCCGGGTTGCCGCGGGCATCCGTGTCTGGGGTGCGGGACAAATCGATACTGCGCGAGCGAACCCAGTCGGTTTCCGGCGTCACGCACCGCCTTTTGCACAATGATAGCGATCTGGAAGAGTTCATCGGTGTGGCGGGGCTCCCCGTCATCGTCAAGCCGTTGAATGCCTCGGGCAGCACCGGAATTTATCTCATTCGCGAGTCTGCCGACCTGGATGTCTTTCATTCCAGTAGCAAGAAGATCGGCAATCCGACGTACGACCCGACCTTGCGCCGGAAAACGCTCACGTTCCTGGCCGAACGTTATATCGCCGGGCAGGAAGTGAGTGTGGAAGGATACGTCTCCCACGGTGAAGTCACCATTGTCGGGATCACGCACAAGCTCACCTCGGATCCTTATTGCCTAGAGGTGCGGCATATCTTCCCTGCCGACCTCGACGGTGAGATGCGCTGCATGATTGAAGAAAAGGCCAAAGACTGCGTGCTGGCGCTGCGTCTTGATAATGCATCCTTCCACCTCGAAGGCAAGTACGACGGACCGCAGTTCACGCTCATTGAGGTCGCTGCCCGGCCGGGCGGGGATTACATCGCGTCGCATCTTGTCCCGCTTGCGTTGCAATATGACTTTTACGAAAACCTTGCTCGCATTGCAGTGGGCACGGTGCCTCTCCCCCCGCCCGCGCCGCAGCGCGTGGCAGGAATCCATTACGTCTTGGCCCAACAGGAGGGGCGGCTGCTCGGCTACCATGGCCTTGAGGCGGTTCTCGATCACCCTTGGGTAGAGCAGGCGATCGTCGAAACATCGGTCGGTACACACATTGTGCTTCCGCCAAACGATTTCCGTCTTCAACGTCTGATCGCGGTGATCAGCACCGCGCCGAACCAAGCACTGCTCACAAAGCATCTCGATTGGGTATCGAAAACGATCACCCCGGTCTTCGCCCGCGAGTGA
- a CDS encoding saccharopine dehydrogenase C-terminal domain-containing protein, whose protein sequence is MQADVIGAGTMGRGMAALLRDAFPRWTVRLIDRDMSALTAARDAWGCEILCTDQPQHAGLAPVVICAATWPVTLGVIESLAGRGARGLLVSISRPANKDMPRVQQALIQAPTLAVVLPCGLEPGLTEILACYLLESTQEVQSLRMCCGGIVVPRPANPLGYKRLFGTSHLPLAKRDAYCIRDGALCVVPRFSDVQQLAWPDIGVLEHWHDGMQPRLLEYPKLSRPGANVDQRTLRWTGHAEVVALLHHLGVLAEDAVDRDTGLTSKQLFERAAQRTLGLAEGEQTVTLLAIDLAGLRHGRRHMHSLRLNFTDRPDIRSMALATCLPVIFLINCLISAGNAVSGLHYPENIITPRTTPGLLRWLAHQGVEITMDRSGDDAERIAGLGWSKLDSVPPRL, encoded by the coding sequence ATGCAGGCTGACGTCATAGGCGCTGGTACGATGGGCAGGGGAATGGCGGCGCTGCTGCGCGATGCGTTTCCGCGGTGGACGGTCCGTCTCATCGATCGCGATATGAGCGCGCTCACAGCTGCGCGAGACGCATGGGGATGCGAGATCTTGTGCACCGACCAGCCGCAGCACGCAGGCCTCGCACCCGTCGTAATCTGTGCCGCCACGTGGCCGGTAACGCTCGGCGTGATCGAGAGCCTGGCGGGCCGCGGTGCACGTGGCTTGCTCGTGAGCATCAGTCGGCCCGCTAACAAGGACATGCCACGCGTGCAGCAGGCGCTGATCCAAGCTCCGACTCTTGCGGTGGTTCTGCCCTGCGGGCTGGAGCCGGGGCTGACGGAGATCCTGGCCTGCTATTTGCTGGAATCCACTCAGGAGGTGCAATCCCTTCGTATGTGCTGCGGTGGGATTGTGGTGCCACGCCCGGCCAATCCTCTCGGCTACAAAAGGCTCTTCGGAACTTCCCACCTCCCGCTCGCGAAGCGCGACGCCTATTGCATCCGCGACGGCGCCCTCTGCGTCGTTCCGCGCTTTTCGGATGTTCAGCAGCTCGCCTGGCCCGACATCGGAGTTCTTGAGCACTGGCATGACGGGATGCAACCGAGGTTATTGGAATATCCGAAATTGTCCCGGCCGGGAGCCAATGTCGACCAACGCACGTTGCGTTGGACGGGACATGCCGAAGTGGTCGCGCTGCTACACCATCTCGGCGTCCTGGCCGAGGATGCCGTAGATAGAGATACCGGGCTCACCTCAAAGCAGCTTTTCGAACGCGCCGCTCAGCGGACTCTTGGCCTGGCCGAAGGCGAACAGACAGTGACGCTTCTAGCAATCGATCTCGCTGGGCTTCGGCACGGACGACGGCACATGCACAGCTTGCGACTTAATTTCACCGACCGCCCCGATATACGCTCGATGGCTCTTGCTACCTGCTTGCCAGTGATCTTCCTGATCAACTGCCTGATCAGCGCAGGAAACGCCGTTAGTGGATTGCATTACCCTGAAAACATCATCACGCCCCGGACGACCCCAGGCCTGCTCAGATGGCTGGCGCATCAAGGTGTGGAGATAACAATGGATAGATCCGGTGACGATGCAGAAAGAATTGCTGGTCTTGGGTGGAGTAAGCTCGATTCAGTCCCGCCACGTTTATGA
- a CDS encoding lysine N(6)-hydroxylase/L-ornithine N(5)-oxygenase family protein, producing the protein MYDMVGIGIGPFNLSLAALVKPTGLRCLFFEDKPGFTWHAGMAFPSARLQVSHLKDCVSLVDPTSPFSFLNFLLQTGRLHAFVNRRSGGVSRNEFGQYYAWVADQLPYLRFGQKVLDVRSETTHFRLSTSQTECRAQHVVLGLGICPDVPDCARPLLGERVYHVAEYLNRPPPAAGERVLLVGAGQSGSEVMEQLLSGPPLKQILWVTPYDNLEPMDDCAFTNEFYTPSYLRHFQTQALSRRREWVQAKRLSSDGVSRDLANQLFSKIYEHRFVENKNASIHLVVSARLDSLRQNDAAFEAVLKCTETAVTRRVAIDRVILATGFVSNTAPFLDGIMQLACTENGLPKIRADCSLESRIALPGKIYLQNRTRIQHGLQNPNLSLVAYRNATIINSIMGKEFYPLNSNRSMLSRLAELREER; encoded by the coding sequence ATGTATGACATGGTTGGAATCGGAATTGGTCCCTTCAATCTCAGCCTTGCCGCTCTCGTAAAGCCGACGGGCCTGCGGTGTTTGTTTTTTGAAGATAAGCCCGGTTTTACCTGGCACGCCGGCATGGCGTTTCCCAGCGCCAGGTTACAAGTGTCACATCTCAAAGATTGTGTGTCGCTCGTAGATCCAACCAGTCCGTTCTCATTTCTCAATTTTCTGCTTCAGACCGGCCGACTCCATGCGTTCGTCAATCGACGGTCTGGCGGGGTCTCCCGCAATGAGTTTGGTCAGTATTACGCTTGGGTTGCAGATCAGCTGCCGTATCTCAGATTTGGACAAAAAGTATTGGACGTGCGCTCCGAAACCACACATTTTCGTCTCTCGACGAGCCAGACGGAATGTCGCGCTCAACACGTCGTGCTTGGGCTCGGAATCTGTCCTGACGTCCCGGATTGCGCGCGGCCGTTGTTAGGCGAACGTGTCTATCACGTAGCGGAGTATCTAAATAGACCGCCGCCGGCCGCGGGAGAACGGGTCTTGCTCGTGGGTGCCGGGCAAAGCGGCAGCGAGGTGATGGAACAGTTGCTCTCCGGCCCACCCCTGAAGCAGATACTTTGGGTTACACCCTACGATAACCTCGAACCAATGGATGATTGCGCCTTCACGAACGAGTTCTACACGCCCTCCTACTTGCGCCACTTCCAAACTCAGGCCCTCTCGCGTCGACGAGAATGGGTGCAGGCCAAGAGGCTGAGCAGCGATGGGGTGTCGCGGGATCTCGCAAATCAGCTATTCTCCAAAATATATGAACACCGCTTTGTCGAGAACAAGAACGCCAGCATCCATCTGGTTGTCAGTGCTCGCCTTGACAGCCTTCGGCAGAACGATGCGGCTTTCGAAGCTGTCCTCAAGTGTACCGAGACAGCAGTAACGCGCAGGGTGGCGATCGATCGTGTGATCCTTGCCACTGGTTTTGTGTCAAACACTGCGCCATTTCTTGACGGAATCATGCAGCTCGCCTGCACTGAGAATGGTTTGCCCAAGATCAGAGCAGATTGTTCACTGGAGAGTCGGATTGCCCTACCAGGCAAGATCTACCTCCAGAACAGAACACGCATTCAGCACGGCTTACAAAACCCGAATCTGTCTCTCGTCGCGTACCGCAACGCAACCATCATCAACAGCATCATGGGAAAGGAGTTCTATCCGCTGAACTCGAACCGCTCAATGCTTTCGCGTCTGGCGGAATTGCGGGAGGAGCGATGA
- the istB gene encoding IS21-like element helper ATPase IstB: MLTHPTLDQLHALGLHGMAKAFVDIQASGDAASLGHAEWLALLLEREASLRHDKRLSARLRSAKLRQQACVEDIDYRTPRGLDRALFAQLAEGSWIDAHANLLICGPAGVGKSWLASALGNKACRDNRSVLYQRVPRLFSELALARGDGRHQRLLRALGRVDLLILDDWGLEPLDAAARHDLLEILEDRYGRRSTIVTSQLPVDQWHALIGDPTYADAVLDRLVHNAHRLELSGESLRRTRAQQAARKA; the protein is encoded by the coding sequence GTGCTGACACATCCGACCCTCGATCAGCTTCATGCGCTTGGCCTGCATGGCATGGCCAAGGCCTTCGTCGACATCCAAGCCTCGGGCGACGCAGCCAGCCTCGGCCACGCCGAGTGGCTCGCGCTGCTGCTTGAGCGCGAAGCCTCCTTGCGTCACGACAAGCGCCTGTCCGCACGCCTGCGCTCTGCCAAGCTGCGCCAGCAGGCCTGTGTCGAGGACATCGATTACCGCACGCCCCGCGGCCTCGATCGTGCGCTGTTCGCCCAGCTCGCCGAAGGCAGCTGGATCGACGCACACGCCAATCTTTTGATCTGCGGCCCTGCCGGCGTGGGCAAGAGTTGGTTAGCCTCTGCGCTTGGCAACAAGGCCTGCCGCGACAACCGCTCGGTGCTCTATCAGCGCGTGCCGCGACTGTTCTCCGAACTTGCGCTCGCCCGCGGCGACGGCCGCCATCAGCGCCTGCTGCGCGCGCTCGGCCGGGTTGATCTCCTGATCCTCGACGATTGGGGGCTCGAGCCACTCGATGCGGCTGCGCGCCATGATCTCCTGGAGATCCTTGAAGATCGTTATGGCCGTCGCTCCACCATCGTCACCAGCCAGCTGCCAGTCGACCAATGGCATGCCCTGATCGGTGACCCCACCTATGCCGATGCCGTGCTCGACCGGCTCGTCCACAACGCGCACCGGCTGGAGCTGTCCGGCGAAAGCCTGCGCCGCACCAGGGCCCAACAGGCCGCACGCAAGGCTTGA
- a CDS encoding ATP-grasp domain-containing protein produces MQKELLVLGGVSSIQSRHVYDQARAQGLRVVLTDRPERLELGGQLSDFADEAHPLDFEDVSACLDWVSTYPRRELLAGVFSFKEKAQPAIAGLVRRFGFRGPGERAHECTTNKSVCRETLRAAGFVQPEMVVCRSAEAVDRAFAELSRRYRRLILKPMTGYGSENVFLLDSATSVAVALAQVRPSAERPFLLESFVQGREFSAEGVCVRRLPMVLSLTRKTLIGDRNFVECGHVAPADLAPSLSERAISLVQDAVHAVGLTFGMFHAEFWVCDTGEIVMGEIHSRPGGDYITHLTQYVTGIAYYGSVFAQMLCAEAGLVMHSSERYGAAGIRYFLPPAGKVRQIAGYDRLAEMPGYAGAELTIKVGDTVKPVCDSFDRVGHVLATGASAGEVDDRLARMIMAVTITVQ; encoded by the coding sequence ATGCAGAAAGAATTGCTGGTCTTGGGTGGAGTAAGCTCGATTCAGTCCCGCCACGTTTATGATCAGGCACGCGCGCAAGGCCTCCGGGTGGTGTTGACGGACAGGCCCGAGCGTCTTGAGCTGGGCGGTCAGCTGTCGGATTTCGCCGATGAGGCGCATCCGCTCGATTTCGAGGATGTGAGCGCCTGCCTCGACTGGGTTAGTACCTATCCCCGGCGTGAGCTCCTTGCAGGAGTATTCAGCTTCAAAGAGAAAGCGCAGCCGGCGATCGCCGGACTTGTTCGCCGCTTTGGATTCAGGGGCCCGGGTGAACGTGCGCATGAGTGCACCACCAATAAGTCCGTTTGCCGCGAAACGTTGCGGGCAGCCGGGTTTGTGCAGCCGGAAATGGTGGTGTGCCGATCAGCCGAGGCCGTCGATCGAGCGTTCGCCGAGCTCTCGCGCCGGTATCGCAGGCTTATTCTCAAGCCGATGACCGGTTATGGCAGTGAGAACGTCTTTCTGCTGGATAGTGCGACGTCTGTTGCCGTTGCGCTGGCGCAGGTTAGGCCGTCCGCCGAGCGACCATTCCTGCTCGAATCGTTTGTCCAGGGGCGAGAGTTCAGCGCGGAAGGGGTGTGTGTCCGTCGCTTGCCGATGGTCTTGAGTCTGACCCGAAAAACCCTGATCGGTGATCGCAATTTCGTCGAGTGCGGCCATGTTGCGCCGGCAGATCTCGCACCTTCCCTGAGTGAGCGCGCGATCAGCCTTGTGCAGGACGCCGTTCACGCCGTCGGGCTGACTTTCGGCATGTTCCATGCGGAATTCTGGGTCTGCGATACGGGTGAGATCGTCATGGGCGAAATTCATTCGCGGCCCGGAGGCGATTACATTACGCACCTGACCCAGTACGTGACTGGCATCGCGTATTACGGCAGCGTCTTCGCCCAGATGCTGTGCGCGGAGGCCGGCCTGGTGATGCATTCATCGGAAAGATACGGCGCAGCCGGCATCCGATATTTCCTTCCGCCTGCTGGCAAGGTGCGGCAAATAGCCGGATATGACAGGTTGGCCGAAATGCCCGGCTATGCCGGTGCCGAGTTGACGATCAAGGTGGGCGACACCGTGAAACCTGTCTGCGACTCGTTCGATCGTGTTGGTCATGTGCTTGCCACCGGGGCAAGCGCTGGCGAAGTCGATGACCGGCTCGCCCGTATGATTATGGCGGTCACCATCACCGTTCAATAA